The Phycisphaeraceae bacterium genome window below encodes:
- a CDS encoding class I mannose-6-phosphate isomerase, whose product MALADPGPLLFEPILKHRAWGGHALAAMGKRPTGGVHPPFGESWELADLPLTIEGGRSIVRQGPWAGQSLREVINTERDTILGLARPAQDGGFPLLVKFLDAAENLSIQVHPDAAYARRHPGALVKSEAWIVLQAAPGAVVYRGIDPALSRDDVAQLLDEDRVLEALLKVPVRAGDCVRLPSGLCHALGAGIVAAEVQTPSDTTFRLWDWGRHDPKRPLHRTEALECLLIGAAQELDSTGHALPRESSDSTAAGSPRESGSFSGNPLRAGAFTTEDLCRTPDFEIERISVSADRREGERAQQSSDGRRGTSDTTGQADRREHEREGHRDLPSKEITLPIVNDGLPVIWIMLAGRARFDRDREHPSAPTEVVPFDTLLLPAGCEGWSASLEPGTCFLRVTLPHPMSRMLAAHG is encoded by the coding sequence ATGGCTCTCGCCGACCCCGGCCCGCTTCTCTTCGAACCAATCCTCAAGCATCGCGCCTGGGGGGGGCATGCGCTCGCCGCGATGGGCAAGCGCCCCACGGGTGGCGTCCACCCGCCCTTTGGCGAGTCGTGGGAACTGGCCGACCTTCCGCTCACCATTGAGGGCGGTCGCAGCATCGTTCGCCAGGGCCCCTGGGCCGGGCAGTCGCTGCGCGAGGTGATCAACACGGAGCGAGACACGATTCTCGGATTGGCTCGGCCCGCCCAGGACGGCGGCTTCCCCCTGCTCGTCAAGTTCCTCGATGCCGCTGAGAACCTCTCGATTCAGGTGCATCCTGATGCCGCCTATGCACGCAGGCATCCGGGTGCGCTCGTGAAGAGCGAGGCGTGGATCGTGCTCCAAGCGGCGCCGGGTGCTGTTGTGTACCGAGGCATCGACCCCGCGCTGTCGCGAGACGATGTGGCGCAGCTCCTTGACGAAGATCGGGTGCTCGAAGCGCTGCTGAAGGTACCGGTTCGCGCCGGTGATTGCGTGCGCCTTCCCAGCGGACTCTGCCATGCGCTTGGCGCAGGCATCGTGGCCGCCGAGGTGCAGACGCCCTCGGACACCACCTTCCGACTCTGGGATTGGGGACGACACGATCCGAAGCGCCCGCTGCATCGGACGGAGGCGCTCGAGTGTCTGCTCATCGGCGCTGCGCAGGAACTCGACTCGACTGGGCACGCATTGCCGCGAGAGTCAAGCGACTCGACTGCGGCCGGGAGTCCTCGTGAATCGGGTTCGTTCAGCGGGAATCCTCTGCGAGCGGGCGCGTTCACCACGGAAGACCTCTGCCGAACTCCCGACTTCGAGATCGAGCGCATCTCCGTGAGCGCCGATCGTCGAGAAGGCGAGCGAGCGCAGCAGTCGTCGGATGGGCGGCGCGGCACGAGCGACACCACCGGGCAGGCTGACCGCCGCGAACATGAGCGGGAAGGTCATCGCGACCTCCCGAGCAAGGAGATCACGCTACCGATCGTGAACGATGGGCTGCCGGTCATCTGGATCATGCTGGCCGGACGCGCTCGTTTCGACCGTGACCGGGAGCACCCCTCAGCGCCGACTGAGGTCGTCCCCTTCGACACGCTGCTTCTCCCCGCGGGATGCGAGGGGTGGAGTGCCTCGCTCGAGCCGGGGACATGCTTCCTTCGCGTGACGCTTCCCCACCCCATGAGTCGTATGCTCGCGGCGCATGGGTGA
- a CDS encoding isochorismatase family protein: MPIPRLSTSNCVLLVIDIQEAFVGHVHDYERISINAAIAAEASGLLGVPVIVTEHYPGGLGRTLELVRQGLPSGTPVFEKTRFSAAVPETLQAIQRLGRPNVLLCGIEAHVCVLQTALDLLAAGFQTFHLTDAIGAGQPFQVAPAFRRMERAGSIPSGVLSTIYEWLGDARNPAFKAALTLAKRIRPEAANHDPAISRLPLPVPSPGRGS, from the coding sequence ATGCCGATTCCCAGACTCTCGACGAGCAACTGCGTGCTGCTCGTGATCGACATCCAGGAAGCATTTGTCGGGCATGTCCACGACTACGAGCGCATCTCAATCAATGCGGCGATTGCCGCCGAGGCCTCTGGCCTGCTCGGCGTACCCGTCATCGTCACCGAGCACTATCCCGGAGGTCTCGGGCGAACGCTCGAACTCGTGCGGCAGGGCCTGCCCTCGGGAACGCCGGTGTTTGAGAAGACCCGTTTCAGCGCCGCTGTGCCCGAGACGCTCCAGGCCATCCAGCGCCTCGGCCGCCCGAATGTGCTCCTCTGCGGCATCGAAGCCCATGTCTGTGTGCTCCAGACGGCGCTGGACCTGCTCGCCGCCGGATTCCAGACTTTCCACCTCACCGACGCCATCGGCGCAGGACAACCCTTTCAGGTTGCCCCCGCCTTCCGTCGCATGGAGCGAGCTGGATCGATTCCTTCCGGCGTGCTCTCGACGATCTATGAGTGGCTCGGAGACGCCCGCAATCCCGCCTTCAAGGCAGCCTTGACGCTTGCCAAGCGGATTCGCCCCGAAGCCGCCAACCACGATCCGGCGATCAGCCGCCTCCCGCTTCCGGTCCCTTCCCCAGGTCGAGGATCTTGA
- a CDS encoding adenylosuccinate lyase — MAAPDRTYQSPLETRNASRAMREIWSAHRRAVTWRTIWIALAESEQELGLPISREAIESMHAAKESIDFDAVAAHEARLRHDVMAHVHAFGDAAPPARGVIHLGATSQDVVCNADILILRKALDLTALKLARLIDRAATQAARWRALPALGLTHLQPAQPVTVGKRLALWAQDAAVALAEVEARRDGLLLRGLRGATGTQASYLGLFDGDASKVEALEAAFIKRLGWPEGRSWRLCGQTYPRVEDVRILSSLATAAAAIHKCASDLRLLAAFKEVEEPFEREQIGSSAMPYKRNPMRCERATGLARFVMSLHHSALDTAATQWMERSLDDSSNRRLTLPESFLALDGALDLMINVLGGLIVNERIVASRLAAELPFLATEEIMLAAAREGVDRQDAHEAIRRHSMAAAARVKGEGLDNDLLSRLAADPLFSKVNLDRALDPGRFTGRCAEQVDRFIVEAVEPIRARYGGRWPQEPDLRV; from the coding sequence ATGGCCGCGCCAGACCGCACCTATCAGAGCCCTCTCGAGACCCGCAATGCCAGCCGCGCCATGCGCGAGATCTGGAGCGCGCATCGCCGCGCCGTCACATGGCGCACGATCTGGATTGCCCTCGCCGAGAGTGAACAGGAGTTGGGACTTCCGATCAGCCGCGAGGCCATCGAGTCGATGCACGCGGCGAAGGAGTCGATCGACTTCGACGCCGTCGCGGCCCATGAAGCGCGGCTGCGCCACGATGTCATGGCCCATGTGCATGCCTTCGGCGATGCGGCTCCCCCGGCGCGCGGTGTCATTCATCTCGGCGCGACGAGTCAGGATGTCGTCTGCAATGCGGACATTCTCATTCTGCGCAAAGCGCTCGATCTGACTGCGCTCAAGCTCGCCCGTCTCATCGATCGCGCCGCGACGCAGGCGGCTCGGTGGCGCGCCCTGCCCGCGCTCGGCCTTACCCACCTTCAGCCCGCCCAGCCCGTCACCGTCGGCAAGCGACTGGCGCTCTGGGCGCAGGATGCCGCCGTCGCGCTGGCCGAAGTTGAAGCCCGCCGCGACGGCCTGCTGCTGCGAGGGCTCCGCGGCGCGACCGGCACGCAGGCCTCCTATCTCGGCCTCTTCGATGGCGATGCGTCCAAGGTCGAGGCGCTCGAAGCCGCGTTCATCAAGCGACTCGGCTGGCCCGAAGGGCGATCGTGGCGACTCTGCGGCCAGACCTATCCCCGCGTCGAGGATGTCCGCATCCTCTCCTCGCTCGCCACCGCTGCGGCGGCGATTCACAAGTGCGCCTCCGACCTGCGCCTGCTCGCCGCCTTCAAGGAGGTCGAGGAGCCCTTCGAGCGCGAGCAGATCGGCTCGAGCGCCATGCCCTACAAGCGCAACCCGATGCGCTGCGAGCGAGCCACGGGCCTGGCCCGCTTCGTGATGAGCCTGCACCACTCGGCGCTTGACACCGCCGCGACGCAATGGATGGAGCGCTCGCTCGATGACTCGAGCAATCGCCGGCTGACGCTGCCTGAATCGTTCCTCGCCCTCGATGGCGCACTCGACCTCATGATCAATGTGCTCGGCGGGCTCATCGTGAATGAGCGCATCGTCGCCTCGCGCCTTGCCGCCGAACTGCCCTTCCTCGCCACCGAGGAGATCATGCTCGCGGCCGCCAGAGAAGGTGTCGATCGGCAGGACGCCCATGAAGCGATCCGCCGCCACAGCATGGCAGCGGCCGCACGGGTGAAGGGCGAAGGACTCGACAACGATCTGCTCAGTCGGCTCGCCGCCGATCCCCTCTTCTCAAAAGTGAACCTCGATCGGGCCCTCGATCCTGGACGATTCACGGGCCGCTGCGCCGAACAGGTCGATCGCTTCATCGTTGAGGCTGTCGAGCCGATCCGCGCCCGCTATGGCGGCCGCTGGCCGCAAGAACCCGACCTTCGCGTGTAG
- the plsY gene encoding glycerol-3-phosphate 1-O-acyltransferase PlsY has product MESWSWISFAVAAYLVGAIPFGVLLGQLHGIDIREHGSRNIGATNVGRVLGRRWGILCFVLDALKGALPVLAAGATAGILGASAETVGAATLGWWLLVVAAALLGHMWSPFLKFTGGKGVATGFGALAAFWPLLAWPAFVAFGVWLVVLRLGRMISLASIAAAASLPIATIALSVRSFAAWPILLATTLLAALVIVRHRANIGRILRGVEPRVGRRATSGAPAQNAT; this is encoded by the coding sequence GTGGAATCCTGGTCTTGGATCAGCTTCGCCGTGGCCGCCTATCTCGTGGGAGCGATTCCATTCGGCGTGCTCCTCGGTCAACTCCACGGCATCGATATCCGCGAGCATGGCAGCCGCAACATCGGGGCGACGAATGTCGGCCGCGTGCTCGGTCGCCGATGGGGCATTCTCTGCTTCGTGCTTGATGCGCTGAAGGGCGCTCTTCCCGTGCTCGCCGCCGGTGCGACGGCGGGCATTCTCGGCGCTTCCGCCGAGACCGTGGGTGCCGCGACGCTCGGATGGTGGCTGCTGGTGGTGGCGGCGGCGCTGCTTGGGCACATGTGGAGTCCCTTCCTGAAGTTCACCGGGGGCAAGGGAGTCGCCACGGGTTTCGGCGCGCTCGCTGCATTCTGGCCCCTGCTCGCGTGGCCCGCCTTCGTCGCCTTCGGTGTGTGGCTCGTGGTGCTCCGCCTCGGTCGCATGATCTCCCTCGCGAGCATCGCGGCGGCGGCGTCTCTTCCCATCGCCACGATCGCCCTTTCGGTCCGGTCGTTCGCCGCGTGGCCCATTCTGCTCGCGACCACTCTGCTCGCCGCGCTCGTCATCGTGCGGCACCGGGCAAACATCGGACGGATCCTCCGAGGCGTCGAGCCGAGAGTCGGCCGCCGCGCAACTTCAGGCGCTCCCGCGCAGAATGCCACCTGA
- a CDS encoding glycosyltransferase family 9 protein, with protein MTKNSVATGDTRSGDASAGLPQLDPPPSLVGSIEPLPEVARVVVLMPSWVGDITMATPLLRAIREARPRATVAALLRPGLSDILSGTPWLNEIIEAPMRGWAGPWSGLARARGFGADTALLLPNSMRSGLAALRLAPRRVGYSTQLRRWTLTDPLPAPARRRPTPAVDFYAALGEALLGTSISDRRTQLFTSPEEEQAADGLLGDLRSFILLNPGANREDKRWPAERFASLGIKLLREFGTARGKGIAVTGAPAERALVARVAALIQAEAGNDAVIDLCSRGMALGPLKAVVRRASLLVTNDTGPRHLAAALGTPSVVFFGPTDHRWTTLPEEQSERDRLLVAEPFLPEPLQADDFVAVCRIDRISIEDALHAARRILERA; from the coding sequence ATGACAAAGAACTCCGTCGCGACCGGTGACACCCGAAGCGGTGACGCGAGCGCGGGGCTGCCCCAGCTCGACCCGCCACCATCACTGGTGGGTTCGATCGAGCCGCTCCCTGAAGTCGCGCGAGTGGTGGTGCTCATGCCGAGCTGGGTGGGCGACATCACGATGGCGACGCCGCTCCTGCGCGCGATCCGCGAGGCTCGACCGCGCGCGACCGTCGCGGCACTCCTGCGCCCCGGTCTGAGTGACATCCTCTCGGGAACTCCATGGCTCAACGAGATCATCGAAGCGCCGATGCGCGGCTGGGCAGGCCCATGGAGCGGGCTTGCCCGGGCGCGGGGGTTCGGTGCAGACACGGCGCTGCTCCTTCCGAACAGCATGCGCTCCGGCCTTGCGGCGCTGCGACTGGCCCCGCGTCGCGTGGGCTATTCAACCCAGCTCCGCCGCTGGACATTGACCGACCCGCTTCCTGCGCCTGCGCGGCGGCGCCCGACGCCGGCGGTCGACTTCTATGCCGCGCTGGGCGAAGCGCTTCTCGGGACTTCGATCTCCGATCGCCGCACTCAACTCTTCACGAGCCCCGAAGAGGAGCAGGCGGCGGATGGGCTCCTCGGGGATCTCCGGTCGTTCATTCTGCTCAATCCAGGCGCCAATCGAGAAGACAAGCGCTGGCCCGCGGAGCGATTCGCCTCGCTCGGTATCAAGCTCCTGCGTGAGTTCGGGACCGCGCGCGGGAAGGGCATCGCTGTGACGGGTGCTCCTGCGGAGCGGGCGCTCGTTGCCAGAGTGGCAGCGCTGATTCAAGCGGAGGCAGGCAACGACGCCGTGATCGATCTCTGCTCGCGCGGCATGGCTCTTGGCCCATTGAAGGCGGTGGTCCGACGCGCGTCGCTCCTTGTCACCAATGACACCGGGCCGCGCCATCTCGCGGCCGCCCTTGGAACGCCGTCGGTGGTCTTCTTCGGTCCGACCGATCATCGCTGGACGACGCTGCCCGAGGAGCAATCGGAGCGAGACCGCCTTCTCGTCGCCGAGCCATTCCTTCCCGAACCACTGCAGGCCGATGACTTCGTCGCCGTCTGTCGCATCGATCGCATCTCGATCGAGGATGCGCTGCACGCGGCTCGCCGGATCCTCGAGCGAGCGTGA